The Cygnus atratus isolate AKBS03 ecotype Queensland, Australia chromosome 19, CAtr_DNAZoo_HiC_assembly, whole genome shotgun sequence genome includes a window with the following:
- the SURF4 gene encoding surfeit locus protein 4 yields the protein MGQNDIMSTAEDFADQFLRVTKQYLPHVARLCLISTFLEDGIRMWFQWSEQRDYIDGTWNCGYFLASIFVFINLFGQLSGCILVLSRNFVQYACFGLFGIIALQTIAYSILWDLKFLMRNLALGGGLLLLLAESRSEGKSMFAGVPTMRESSPKQYMQLGGRVLLVLMFMTLLHFDMNFFSILQNIVGTALIILVAIGFKTKLAALTLVIWLFGINIYFNAFWTIPAYKPMHDFLKYDFFQTMSVIGGLLLVVALGPGGVSMDEKKKEW from the exons ATGGGCCAGAACGACATCATGAGCACCGCCGAGGACTTCGCGGAccag TTCCTGAGGGTGACGAAGCAGTACCTCCCCCACGTGGCCCGCCTGTGCCTGATCAGCACCTTCCTGGAGGATGGCATCCGCATGTGGTTCCAGTGGAGTGAACAGAGGGATTACATTGATGGGACGTGGAACTGTGGCTATTTCCTGGCCTCCATCTTTGTGTTCATAAATCTCTTCGGACAGCTGA GCGGCTGTATCCTGGTGCTGAGTAGGAACTTTGTGCAATATGCCTGCTTTGGACTGTTTGGAATTATAGCGTTACAG ACTATTGCATATAGCATTCTATGGGACCTGAAGTTCTTGATGAG GAACCTTGCCCTTGGGGGaggcttgctgctgcttttggctgAGTCACGCTCAGAGGGGAAGAGCATGTTCGCTGGTGTCCCCACCATGCGGGAAAGCTCTCCTAAACAGTACATGCAGCTTGGGGGCCGTGTGCTGCTGGTCCTCATGTTCATGACACTGCTGCATTTTGATATGAACTTCTTTTCT aTTCTGCAGAACATTGTGGGCACCGCCCTGATTATCTTGGTGGCAATTGGCTTCAAGACTAAGCTGGCTGCCTTGACTCTAGTCATCTGGCTCTTCGGCATAAACATCTACTTCAATGCCTTCTGGACCATTCCAGCCTACAAGCCCATGCACGACTTCCTCAAATACGATTTCTTCCAGACCATGTCTGTAATTGGAGGGCTCCTCCTCGTGGTTGCACTGGGTCCTGGCGGAGTCTCCAtggatgagaaaaagaaagagtggTAA